A region from the Pelecanus crispus isolate bPelCri1 chromosome 11, bPelCri1.pri, whole genome shotgun sequence genome encodes:
- the NDUFB6 gene encoding NADH dehydrogenase [ubiquinone] 1 beta subcomplex subunit 6 isoform X1 translates to MSGYSEDEKLRLQQLRALRRRWLRDQELSEREPVLPRRQLGPVAAFWERFLQPGGLWRHQVFKAYQTGGFVLTRVLVPAWIILYYLKYHVMKMPHGIVMSNPRIFPGDRILETGEIIPPLKEEPDEHH, encoded by the exons atGAGCGGCTACAGCGAGGATGAGAAGCTgcggctgcagcagctccgCGCCCTGCGGCGCCGCTGGCTGCGGGACCAGGAGCTGAGCGAGCGGGAGCCAGTCCTGCCGCGGCGGCAGCTGGGGCCGGTGGCCGCCTTCTGGGAGCGCTTCCTGCAGCCCGGGGGGCTCTGGCGGCACCAG GTGTTCAAGGCCTACCAGACTGGCGGCTTCGTCCTGACGCGGGTCCTGGTCCCCGCCTGGATCATCCTCTACTACCTAAAGTACCACGTCATG aaaatgccgCATGGTATTGTTATGTCAAATCCACGGATATTCCCA GGGGACAGAATTTTAGAGACAGGAGAAATTATTCCACCCCTGAAAGAAGAACCCGATGAGCACCACTGA
- the NDUFB6 gene encoding NADH dehydrogenase [ubiquinone] 1 beta subcomplex subunit 6 isoform X2, whose translation MSGYSEDEKLRLQQLRALRRRWLRDQELSEREPVLPRRQLGPVAAFWERFLQPGGLWRHQVFKAYQTGGFVLTRVLVPAWIILYYLKYHVMGDRILETGEIIPPLKEEPDEHH comes from the exons atGAGCGGCTACAGCGAGGATGAGAAGCTgcggctgcagcagctccgCGCCCTGCGGCGCCGCTGGCTGCGGGACCAGGAGCTGAGCGAGCGGGAGCCAGTCCTGCCGCGGCGGCAGCTGGGGCCGGTGGCCGCCTTCTGGGAGCGCTTCCTGCAGCCCGGGGGGCTCTGGCGGCACCAG GTGTTCAAGGCCTACCAGACTGGCGGCTTCGTCCTGACGCGGGTCCTGGTCCCCGCCTGGATCATCCTCTACTACCTAAAGTACCACGTCATG GGGGACAGAATTTTAGAGACAGGAGAAATTATTCCACCCCTGAAAGAAGAACCCGATGAGCACCACTGA
- the NDUFB6 gene encoding NADH dehydrogenase [ubiquinone] 1 beta subcomplex subunit 6 isoform X3, translating into MSGYSEDEKLRLQQLRALRRRWLRDQELSEREPVLPRRQLGPVAAFWERFLQPGGLWRHQKMPHGIVMSNPRIFPGDRILETGEIIPPLKEEPDEHH; encoded by the exons atGAGCGGCTACAGCGAGGATGAGAAGCTgcggctgcagcagctccgCGCCCTGCGGCGCCGCTGGCTGCGGGACCAGGAGCTGAGCGAGCGGGAGCCAGTCCTGCCGCGGCGGCAGCTGGGGCCGGTGGCCGCCTTCTGGGAGCGCTTCCTGCAGCCCGGGGGGCTCTGGCGGCACCAG aaaatgccgCATGGTATTGTTATGTCAAATCCACGGATATTCCCA GGGGACAGAATTTTAGAGACAGGAGAAATTATTCCACCCCTGAAAGAAGAACCCGATGAGCACCACTGA
- the EEF2KMT gene encoding protein-lysine N-methyltransferase EEF2KMT, with protein MAEPELGIRFQRRFLAARQLRSFPWTELEQNLRNSPDSPLLVDILHKTILHPVCVKYPPSTKYRRCFLTELIKKHESTAAEPLDELYDTLADILNEEESTHCYKNYLLPTGECVTLSESVAIISGGTTGLVTWDAALHLAEWAIENSAVFSNRTVLELGSGIGFTGITICKTCNPKTYIFSDYHPCVLKQLTENICLNGFVLEPETTRHIQTESQGQEAEATNYQNPKLIVAELDWGSVTEKQLLDLQPDVIIAADVVYDPEIILDLIGMLQTLSTSRADRKPPRVYIAFTIRNPDTYHLFQAELDKVGIRWQIVPAHSTSIFLCDVQPNITILQLFT; from the exons ATGGCCGAGCCGGAGCTGGGGATCCGCTTCCAGCGCCGCTTCCTGGCGGCCCGGCAGCTCCGCTCCTTCCCCTGGACG GAACTTGAACAAAACCTACGGAATTCGCCGGATTCCCCCCTACTCGTAGATATTCTGCACAAG acGATTCTCCACCCTGTGTGTGTAAAATATCCCCCTTCCACCAAGTACAGAAGATGCTTTCTAACTGAACTCATCAAAAAG CATGAATCCACAGCAGCCGAACCCCTGGATGAACTGTATGATACACTGgcagatattttaaatgaagaagaaTCTACTCACTGTTACAAAAACTACTTACTG CCCACGGGAGAGTGTGTTACCCTCTCCGAGAGCGTGGCAATTATCTCTGGAGGAACCACAGGGCTTGTCACATGGGATGCTGCTCTTCATCTTGCTGAATGGGCAATAGAGAACTCTGCAGTTTTCAGTAACAG GACAGTCTTGGAACTAGGAAGTGGGATCGGCTTCACTGGAATTACAATATGTAAAACCTGCAATCCCAAGACATATATATTTAGTGACTACCACCCCTGTGTTCTCAAACAGCTGACAGAAAACATCTGTTTGAATGGCTTTGTCTTGGAGCCTGAAACTACTCGTCATATCCAAACAGAGTCCCAAGGCCAGGAGGCAGAAGCAACGAAttaccaaaacccaaaactaatTGTTGCAGAACTTGACTGGGGCTCAGTTACAGAAAAACAACTGTTGGATCTTCAGCCTGACGTCATCATTGCAGCAG ATGTGGTATACGATCCAGAGATAATTTTAGATCTTATTGGTATGCTACAAACACTCTCCACTTCCAGAGCAGATAGAAAACCTCCCAGGGTTTACATTGCTTTCACAATTCGTAATCCAGACACGTATCACCTGTTCCAGGCTGAACTTG ATAAAGTTGGGATCAGATGGCAGATTGTTCCAGCCCACAGCAccagtatttttctctgtgacGTGCAGCCAAACATAACTATTCTACAGCTATTTACATAG